The Deltaproteobacteria bacterium genomic sequence CGCTGCGCCTCGCCCTCGACCCCGCGACCCGGCGCGCCATCCCGGCGACGCTGGAGATTTTCTCGAAGGTCGCGATGGAGCGGGTGCGCGAGGAGCTGATCAAGCTGCTGGTGCGGGGCGCGCCGCCGAGTCGCGGGCTCCGGCTGTTGCACAGCACGGGTCTACTCGCGCGCATCGTCCCCGAGTTGCTCGAGTCGGTGAGGTTCGCGCAGAACCGGTATCACCGCTGGGACGTCTGGCAGCACACGCTGCGGTGCGTGGATTTCGCTCCGGCGGACCTGGTGGTACGGCTGGCGGCGCTGCTCCACGACGTCGCGAAGCCGCGCTGCGCCGCGCCGAAGGAGGGCGCTCCGGGCGAGCACACGTTCTACGATCACGAGAAGGTCGGCGCGCAGCTCGCCGCCGCGATTCTGCAGCGGCTGAAATTTCCGCGCCGCGAGACGGAGCGCGTGGCGCTGCTGGTGGCCGAGCACAACTGGCACTTCCTCCCCGAGTGGAACGACGCCACCGTCCGCCGCGTGCTGGCCCGCATCGGGCCCGCCGAGATACCCGCTCTCTGGGCGCTGCGAAGGGCGGATCTGAAGGCCCGCGGGCGTCTCGTCGAGGAAGGGCTGGCGAATCAGGCGGAAGCGGAAGTCCGCTTCCAACGGGAGATCGATCGCGCTGCGGCGCTGAAGGTGTCGGATCTCGCCATCCGCGGCGAGGACGTGATGCGCGAGCTCCACATCGGGCCCGGACGCGAGGTCGGCGAAGTGCTCGCGCGGCTGCTCGAGCGAGTGATCGACGACCCGGATCTGAACACCCGTGAGGCGCTACTCCGACTTCTGCCGGAGGTCACCGCAAGTTATCCACAGTGAATTCACAGTGATGCTTTCCTTCGGTGACGCTCTGCGGCGCAACGACGTGGTGCGACGATGTGGGCGTGAATGCGTGGCCGTCCAAAAACGTCCGAAGTCCAGAGAGGTAGGAGGTGACGCCAGCGCCGGGCCCCACCTCCATGCGCCCTGTTCAGGCGATGGCAAGATTGCGGCCGCGGGAGGAACGACCCTGTGGACAGGATGTGGACGAGGGAGGGCGGACAGGGCCTCCATGCGCACAGCGGGCGAGCAGAAAGCGGCCGGCGCGCTCCTTTCCGGGCAGTCGACCGGATGCTAGACTCCGCGCCGCGCGACCTACGGGCCCCCACGCAACCCGGACGTTCATCGATGGCCGAACAGGCACCCCCGCCCCATCCGCGCATCCTCTACATCGAGGACAACCCGGAAAGTCGGGCACTCGTCCGCAACGTCCTGGAAGCGCGAGGATTCGACGTTCTCGAGGCTTCCGATGGCATCGCCGGGATCGACCTCGCCATCTCGGCGCACCCCGACCTGATCCTCTGTGACATCGAGATGCCGGGGATCGACGGCTACGAGACCGCGACGCGGCTGCGCTCGTACCGCGGCCTCGATGGCTGCCCCATCGTGGTGCTCACCTCCCACGGGGATCGCGGGCTGTCGCTGAGCATCGGCTGCGACGGCTACATCGAGAAGCCCATCGACGTGGAGAAGTTCCCCGGTCAGCTCCGGGAGTTCCTCAAGGGCAAGCGGGAGAAGGTGAAGACCGCCGAGGAGCGCCGCTATCTGCGCGAGTACTCGCAGTCGCTGGTCGAGCGCCTGGAGGCCACCGTTCGCGAGTTGACCGCGGCCAACTCGCGCCTGCGGGCGGCGGCCCGGAGCAAGACCGAGTTCATGCAGAACCTCTCCCACGAGCTGGCGACGCCTCTCACGCCGATCACCGGGTACCTCAAGATCCTCAAGTCGGAGAAGACGGGCGCGCTCACCGAGCCGCAGCGGAAGATCCTCGACTCGATGCAGACGGCGTCCGAGCGCCTCTCCAGGACGATCGACAACCTGGTCGACTTCGCGACCCTGGAAAGCGGGGGATACGCGATCCACCGCGACACCTTCGATCCCCGTGCAGCCGCGAAGTCGGTGCTCGACGAGGAGAAGCCAAAGGCAAAGGCGCGCCGGATCACGCTCGAGCTTTCCGTCGATTCCCTTCCGGAGACGGGCTGGGGCGACGAGCGCAAGCTCAAGCAGGCGCTGGGGAACGTGATCGACAACGCGATCAAGTTCAGCCCCCACGGCAGCCACGTGCTGGTGCGGGTCGCCTCCGACAGCCAGCAGCTCTCTTTCGAGGTGTACGACCAGGGCGAAGGCATGCTCGCCGACGAGGCGGAGAAGGTCTTCGACCCGTTCTTCCATGCCGATCGCGTCGGGGAGGAGCGCGCGCCCGGAGCTGGTCTCGGGCTGCCGGTGGCGAAGCAGATCATCGAGGCGCACGGGGGAAGGATCTCCGCCGAGAGCCCGCCGAAGAACCAACCGGATTCCAAGGCGCACTTCTCCGGCACCAAGCTCTCGTTCTGGATCCCGCTGCGCGCGTTCGCGCCCAAGGAGCCGCACCCGACTCCTTTTCACGAGAGTGCGCCCGAGGGCGGAACGTCTTAAAGTCTCGCCGCCGTGATCTCGATGATCGCCATGTCGGGCGGGGTCGACTCCTCCGTCGCAGCGGCGCTGGCTGCGGACCTGCGCGGCAGCGATGCCTGCGCCGGTGTCGCCATGCGGCTGTATTCGACGGCCGACGATGCGGCGCGCACCGGCCGGACCTGCTGCGCGCCCGACGATTTGTACGACGCCCGTCGCGCGGCCGCGAAGGTCGGAATCCGCTTCTACGTCTACGATGCGGAGGAGCGATTCCGCGCTCAGGTGATCGAGCCGTTCATCGACTCCTATGCGCGCGGCGAGACGCCCAATCCCTGCGTGCGCTGCAACGATCACGTGAAGTTCGACTGGCTCCTCGACCGGGCCCGCAGGCTGGGAGCCGGGGAGCTCGTCACCGGCCACTACGCGCGCGTCGAGCGGCACGACGGCCGCTTCCGGCTGATGCGCGCGGCCGACGCGTCGAAGGACCAGAGCTACTTCCTCCACGGCCTGACGCAGGAGGAGCTGTCGATGGTGCAGTTCCCGCTCGGCGCGCTGACCAAGGTGCAAGTGCGCGGCATCGCGCGTCAGCGCGGACTTCCCAACGCCGACAAGGCGGAGAGCATGGAGGTCTGCTTCGTTGGCACCACGCCGCTGCGGGAGTTTCTCGAAAGGCACGGGGTCGAGCGGGCGCGCGGCGAGATCGTCGACATGGAGGGGAACGTGCTCGGAGCGCACGACGGCGTGCATCGGTTTACCGTCGGGCAGCGGCGGGGAATCGGCTCAGGCTTCAAGCTGCCGCTTTATGTCGCTGCCCTCGATGCTGGCCGCCAGCGGGTGGTGGTCGGGAGCCGCGAGGAGGCCCAGCGTCGCGATTTCCGTGCACTGGAGGCCTCGTGGGTCCAGGACCGGCCCCTGCCGGGGACGCGCTGCGAAGTCCAGATCCGGCACCGCGGCAAGCCTCTGCCGGCGGTCCTCGATCCCTCCGGCGCGCAAGTGGAGGTGAAGCTGCTCGAGCCGGCCCTCGGCGTCGCACCGGGGCAGAGCGCGGTCTTCTACCAGGGCGACGAAGTCCTGGGCGGCGCGACAATCGCCGGAAGCTGACTCTTCAGATCAACGCCAAGCAAGATCTTTCTTTTTCAGGCCAACGCGGGTGCGGTGTGGGCCGCGCTGCCGAACTGCAGCGCCTTCGCGGCGTAGCCCAGAGCGTCGACGAGCTGGACGCGCACGTTGCGCGCGAGCTTCCGCGGCTCCCGCAACACGCGCAGGCAGTCCAACGTCGAGGGCCTCTGCTCCAGCTTCGCCAGCACCAGCGAGCAGAGCACTGCGTGCGCGCGGGGGTCCACGGGCCATTCGCCGCGTTCCCAGTAGCCGATGAAGTCTTCGGAGACGTCGAGGATGTGCGCCAGCCCTTTGGGCTCGAGCGAGAGCGCCTTGCGCAGGTACGCGAAAGCTTCCTTGTCCCGGAGGCCCGCCTTGGCCAGCTCGACGGCGACGCGGAGCTCGAAGAGCCTCAGGTCGTGACCGTCGATGACGACCTGGCCGCATGCCTCGCATTTTTCCGCCGGAAGCTGGGCAGTGAAGGTGTGGCCGCAAGCCTCGATGTTGTCGTCCAGCGTGATGGCGACGATCTTCTGCCGCTCGCAACGCCCGCATGTCTTCATGCCCCGCCTCCCGCGCTCGCCCGGCTGTCTGGGAAAAGTTTGGGAACGGCCGTGGAAGGGAGCAAGGGCGATTGGCACGGCCGCTTGCAACCGGTTTCGCCGAACGTCAAGGAGCCGCCCCCGCACGAAGGGCGGGCATGCGGCTATGTTCTAGACTGTACACGCTTCGCCGTCGATCCACGGATCCGGTCCGCGCTGCTCCCGGATCGCGGCGCGGTCGAGGAGGTGCTCCGGCATCACGTTGCCCATCGCTCCCAGGATGGAGGCTCGGACTCCGGGATGCTCGCTTTCCAGCTCCGCGAGCAGTCGCTTCACCCGCTTGCGCTGGAGGTTCTCCTGCGAGCCGCAGAGGTCGCAGGGGATGATCGGAAACCTCATCTCCGCGGCGAAGGCGGCGATCTCGCTCTCCGCCGCATAACACAGCGGCCGGATGACCACGTTGAGGCCGTCGTCGCTCCGCAGGCGTGGCGGCATCGACCGCATCTTGCCTGAAAACAACATCGACAGTAGCAGCGACTCGATCAGGTCGTCCCGGTGGTGGCCGAGGGCGATCTTCGTGCAGCCGAGCTTCCGGGCAGCGCCATAGAGGATGCCGCGGCGCAGCCTGGAGCAGACGGAGCATGCGGTCTTCCCCTGAGGGACGAGCCGCTTGACCACCGAATACGTGTCCTCCCGCAGCATCAGCACTTCGGCTCCGGTCGAGCGCAGGTACCGCTGGAGGTCGGCGGCGGGAAACCCGGGGTGCCCTTGGTCGAGGTTGCAGGCGACCAGCGAGAAGTCGATCGGCGCGCTGGCCTTCAGGATCTGGAGCAGGTGGAGGAGGGTGAAGGAATCCTTGCCGCCCGAGACACCCACGAGAATCCGATCGCCGGCCTCGATCAGGTTGAAGTCGGCGATGGCGCGACCCACGTCGCGGAGCAGACGCTTCTCCAGCATGGACATGGGGCGCGCTTACACCGGAATCGCCAGGCGCGGCAACGGAAAGCGCGGCGGCGGCGCACCCGTTAGACACCCGTCATGGCGCGGCGCGAGCTCGCGGTCGCGGAGAATGTTCCGGGCGACCTGTTCGTCGATGAGACCTGCATCGAGTGCGACACCTGCCGCGAGCTTGCGCCCGAGGTCTTCGGCAGCCTGGAGTCCGGACAGTCGTTCGTCCAGCATCAGCCCTCCGATGATTCCACCTGGCGCCGGGCCTTGCACGCGGTCGTGAGCTGCCCGACCGCCTCCATCGGCGCCGAGCGCAGCGCGAAGGAAGCGGCGCGGGACCTCCCGGTCCAACTCGAAGGATCGATCCATCGCTGCGGATACTCGAGCGAGTCGTCCTATGGCGCGCAGAGCTACTTCATCCGCCGCGAGGACGGGAACGTCCTCGTCGACTCGCCGCGATTCGCCGGGCCGCTCGTGAGACGCATCGAGGAGCTGGGCGGAGTCCGGCGCATGTTCCTGACCCACCGCGATGACGTGGCGGACCACGCCCGGTTCCGGGAGCGCTTCCGCTGCGAGCGGATCATCCATCGCGACGACGCCGTGATCGACGCGGAAGTCCTGCTCGACGGCGATCGGGATCTCGCGCCCGGCTTGCAGGTCATCCATCTGCCTGGACACACCCGCGGAAGCTGCGCGCTGCTGGTCGACGAGCGGTATCTGTTCACCGGCGACCATCTCTGGGCCTGGGAAGGTCGGCTGGAGATGGGACGCAGCGTCTCCTGGTACTCGTGGACGGAGCAGAAGAAGTCGTTGCGCAAGCTGCTCGATTATCAGTTCGAGTGGGTCCTGCCGGGCCACGGGCGGAGCCTCCATCTTCCGCCGGACCGCATGCACGAGGCCGTCGCCGACCTACACCGCCGCCTTCGCTGAGGACATTCCCGCTCGGATCAACGCGCGGGACATGCGCGGCGTATTGCAGGCCCAGCCGAGGCGGCCGTCCCGGCCGGCGACGATGATGCCGCCCTCGCCGTGGGCGCGCGCCCGCAGAAGACCGACGGCGTCGATGGCCGCCCGGCGCGGAGAGACCCCATCCCGGACGAATGCGCACGCCTCGCGGGCCATCGTGACCTTGAGAATCGCCTCTCCCAGGCCCGTCGAGCTGGCCGCCGCTTCGTGATCGTCGGCGTAGGTGCCGGCGCCGATGATCGGCGTGTCGCCGACGCGGCCAGGCCGCTTGTACATGGTGCCGCCAGTCGAGGTGCAGGCCGCGACGTGGCCCTTGGCGTCCACGGCGACGGCGCCGATGGTGCCGATCTTGCGGCGCACGCTGTCGGCGCCTTCCTTGAGCGCCAGCGCGTGCAACTCCTCCCAGCGGGCGCGCTGCCGGGCCGTGATCAGCGACGAATTCGCAATCGCGGGGATTCCGCACTCGCGTGCAAACGCCTCCGCCCCGGTGCCGCAGAGAAGAACATGGGGCGTGTCGTCGCAGACGCGGCGCGCGGCGAGGATGGGGTTCTTCACCGTCTTCACGCAGGCGACGGCACCCGCCCGCAGCGTCGTCCCGTCCATGCAGCTCGCGTCCAGCTCCACTTCGCCTTCGCTGGTGAGCGCGGCGCCGGTGCCGGCGTTGAAGAAGGGATCGTCCTCCAGGACCACCGCTGCCGCCTGGGCGGCGTCCAGGGCGGAGCCTCCCTGAAGAAGCACGCGCAATCCCGCCTCGGTGGCCCGGCGCGTGCCCTCGAAGTAGGGCGACGGATCCACGTCCGGCCGCGTTCCGGCCCCGCCGTGGACCACCACCGCCGGGCCGCCCTTGCGGTCCAGCAGGGTGTCGAACTCCGCCTGCGTCAGATCTCCCGCGTAGGACATGGGGGCGCCGACATAACACAAGCCCGGCGGCTTGACAGCGCGCACCCGGTTATGAATGTTCCGCCCACTTTCAGGAGATGGACATGGCCGCAGAGCGGAAGGTGCAGGAAGTCGTGATCGTCGGCGCCGCCAGGACTCCCATCGGCGCGTTCCAGGGATCGTTGTCGAGCCTGCCCGCTCCCCGGTTGGGGGCGGTCGCCATCAAGGCGGCGCTGGAGCGCGCGGGCGTGAAGCCCGAAGAGGTGAAGACGGTCTTCATGGGCCATGTGCTGCAGGGCGGCGTCGGTCAGGCCCCCGCGCGGCAGGCCTCGCTGTACGCCGGCATCCCGAAGACCGTGCCCTGTGTGACGGTGAACAAGGTCTGCGGGTCGGGCCTCGAGGCGGTCATCGAGGCAGCGCGCGTCATCGCGCTAGGCGAGGCCGACGTGCTGGTCGCGGGCGGCATGGAGAGCATGTCGAACGCGCCGTACTTCACGCACTCGATGCGCAACGGCGCGCGCATGGGGAACGTGGAGATGAAGGATCTCATGATCCACGACGGTCTCTGGGACCCGTACAACGACATGCACATGGGAATGTGCGGCGAGAAATGCGCTGCCGACTTCCAGTTCTCCCGCAGCGCCCAGGACGAGTACGCGCGCGAGACCACGCTGCGCGCGCAGAAGGCGCAGAAGGAAGGCGCCTTCAAGGCGGAGATCGCGGCGGTCGAGATCGTCGACAAGAAGGGCGGCAAGACCGTCGTCGACGAGGACGAAGGCCCGAAGCTCGCCAAGCCGGACAAGATCGCGTCGCTCAAGCCCGCGTTCAAGAAGGACGGCACCGTCACCGCGGCAAACGCCTCGTCGATCAACGACGGAGCGGCGGCGGTGGTGCTCATGTCGGCTGAACGGGCGAAGCGGGAAAACCGTACCGTCCTCGCCCGGCTCGGCGACTTCGGTCACGCGGCGCGCGACCCGGTGGAGTTCACCATCGCCCCGGCCGACGCCATCAACCAGGCCCTCGGCCGCGCCCGGCTGAAGGCGACGGACATCGATCTCTGGGAGATCAACGAAGCGTTCGCCGTTGTAGCGATGGCGAACAACAAGCTGCTCGGGATCACGCCGGACAGGGTGAACGTCCGCGGTGGCGCGGTGGTCCTCGGACACCCCATCGGGGCGTCGGGGTGCCGCCTGCTGGTCACGTTGCTCTACGCGATGAAGGATCTGAACAAGAAGCGTGGCATCGCCTCGCTCTGCATCGGCGGCGGCGAAGGCATCGCGCTCATCGTCGAGCGGGATTGAGCCATGAACAAGGTCGTCGCCAACGCGGACGAGGCCATCCGGGACATGCAGGATGGCGCGGTCATCATGTCGGGTGGGTTCGGCCTCTGCGGGAATCCGGAGAACCTGATCAAGGCCATCCACCGCAAGGGCGTGAAGAACCTCACCATCATCTCCAACAACTGCGGCACCACCGACAAAGGCCTGGGAGTCCTGCTGCAGAGCAAGCAGGTCAGGAAGATGATCGCGAGCTACGTCGGCGAGAACAAGGAGTTCGAGCGCCAGTTCCTCCAGAAGGAGCTGGAGGTGGAGCTGAATCCGCAGGGCACGCTCGCGGAGCGCATCCGCGCCGGCGGCGCCGGGCTGGGGGGCTTCTTCACCCCCACCGGTGCCGGCACGCAGATCGCGCAAGGCAAGGAGAGCCGCGTCATCGACGGCAAGGAGATGATCCTGGAGAAGCCGCTCAAGGCCGACTACGCCATCGTCCGCGCCTGGAAGGGCGACAAGTGGGGCAACCTCGTCTTCCGCAAGACGGCGCGCAACTTCAGCCCGATGATGGCGACGGCCGCGCGGATCACCATCGCCGAGGTCGAGAACCTGGTCGAGATCGGCGAGATCGACGGCGACGAGGTCCATGTCCCCTCGGTCTACGTGAAGCGGATCTTCAAAGGGACGAGCTACGAGAAGCCGGTCGAGAAGCGCACGGTGAGGAAGGCCTGACATGCCGCTGACACGCGAGCAGATCGCGGCGCGCGCCGCGCAGGAGCTTCGGGACGGGTTCTACGTGAACCTTGGCATCGGCATCCCGACGCTGGTGGCGAACTACGTGCCCAAGGGAATGGACGTGATCCTGCAGTCGGAGAACGGCATGCTCGGCATCGGGCCGTATCCGACCGA encodes the following:
- a CDS encoding HD domain-containing protein, translated to LRLALDPATRRAIPATLEIFSKVAMERVREELIKLLVRGAPPSRGLRLLHSTGLLARIVPELLESVRFAQNRYHRWDVWQHTLRCVDFAPADLVVRLAALLHDVAKPRCAAPKEGAPGEHTFYDHEKVGAQLAAAILQRLKFPRRETERVALLVAEHNWHFLPEWNDATVRRVLARIGPAEIPALWALRRADLKARGRLVEEGLANQAEAEVRFQREIDRAAALKVSDLAIRGEDVMRELHIGPGREVGEVLARLLERVIDDPDLNTREALLRLLPEVTASYPQ
- a CDS encoding acetyl-CoA C-acetyltransferase, coding for MDMAAERKVQEVVIVGAARTPIGAFQGSLSSLPAPRLGAVAIKAALERAGVKPEEVKTVFMGHVLQGGVGQAPARQASLYAGIPKTVPCVTVNKVCGSGLEAVIEAARVIALGEADVLVAGGMESMSNAPYFTHSMRNGARMGNVEMKDLMIHDGLWDPYNDMHMGMCGEKCAADFQFSRSAQDEYARETTLRAQKAQKEGAFKAEIAAVEIVDKKGGKTVVDEDEGPKLAKPDKIASLKPAFKKDGTVTAANASSINDGAAAVVLMSAERAKRENRTVLARLGDFGHAARDPVEFTIAPADAINQALGRARLKATDIDLWEINEAFAVVAMANNKLLGITPDRVNVRGGAVVLGHPIGASGCRLLVTLLYAMKDLNKKRGIASLCIGGGEGIALIVERD
- the ttcA gene encoding tRNA 2-thiocytidine(32) synthetase TtcA translates to MSMLEKRLLRDVGRAIADFNLIEAGDRILVGVSGGKDSFTLLHLLQILKASAPIDFSLVACNLDQGHPGFPAADLQRYLRSTGAEVLMLREDTYSVVKRLVPQGKTACSVCSRLRRGILYGAARKLGCTKIALGHHRDDLIESLLLSMLFSGKMRSMPPRLRSDDGLNVVIRPLCYAAESEIAAFAAEMRFPIIPCDLCGSQENLQRKRVKRLLAELESEHPGVRASILGAMGNVMPEHLLDRAAIREQRGPDPWIDGEACTV
- a CDS encoding MBL fold metallo-hydrolase codes for the protein MARRELAVAENVPGDLFVDETCIECDTCRELAPEVFGSLESGQSFVQHQPSDDSTWRRALHAVVSCPTASIGAERSAKEAARDLPVQLEGSIHRCGYSSESSYGAQSYFIRREDGNVLVDSPRFAGPLVRRIEELGGVRRMFLTHRDDVADHARFRERFRCERIIHRDDAVIDAEVLLDGDRDLAPGLQVIHLPGHTRGSCALLVDERYLFTGDHLWAWEGRLEMGRSVSWYSWTEQKKSLRKLLDYQFEWVLPGHGRSLHLPPDRMHEAVADLHRRLR
- a CDS encoding CoA transferase subunit A, producing the protein MNKVVANADEAIRDMQDGAVIMSGGFGLCGNPENLIKAIHRKGVKNLTIISNNCGTTDKGLGVLLQSKQVRKMIASYVGENKEFERQFLQKELEVELNPQGTLAERIRAGGAGLGGFFTPTGAGTQIAQGKESRVIDGKEMILEKPLKADYAIVRAWKGDKWGNLVFRKTARNFSPMMATAARITIAEVENLVEIGEIDGDEVHVPSVYVKRIFKGTSYEKPVEKRTVRKA
- a CDS encoding isoaspartyl peptidase/L-asparaginase gives rise to the protein MSYAGDLTQAEFDTLLDRKGGPAVVVHGGAGTRPDVDPSPYFEGTRRATEAGLRVLLQGGSALDAAQAAAVVLEDDPFFNAGTGAALTSEGEVELDASCMDGTTLRAGAVACVKTVKNPILAARRVCDDTPHVLLCGTGAEAFARECGIPAIANSSLITARQRARWEELHALALKEGADSVRRKIGTIGAVAVDAKGHVAACTSTGGTMYKRPGRVGDTPIIGAGTYADDHEAAASSTGLGEAILKVTMAREACAFVRDGVSPRRAAIDAVGLLRARAHGEGGIIVAGRDGRLGWACNTPRMSRALIRAGMSSAKAAV
- the mnmA gene encoding tRNA 2-thiouridine(34) synthase MnmA — its product is MISMIAMSGGVDSSVAAALAADLRGSDACAGVAMRLYSTADDAARTGRTCCAPDDLYDARRAAAKVGIRFYVYDAEERFRAQVIEPFIDSYARGETPNPCVRCNDHVKFDWLLDRARRLGAGELVTGHYARVERHDGRFRLMRAADASKDQSYFLHGLTQEELSMVQFPLGALTKVQVRGIARQRGLPNADKAESMEVCFVGTTPLREFLERHGVERARGEIVDMEGNVLGAHDGVHRFTVGQRRGIGSGFKLPLYVAALDAGRQRVVVGSREEAQRRDFRALEASWVQDRPLPGTRCEVQIRHRGKPLPAVLDPSGAQVEVKLLEPALGVAPGQSAVFYQGDEVLGGATIAGS
- a CDS encoding hybrid sensor histidine kinase/response regulator; protein product: MDRMWTREGGQGLHAHSGRAESGRRAPFRAVDRMLDSAPRDLRAPTQPGRSSMAEQAPPPHPRILYIEDNPESRALVRNVLEARGFDVLEASDGIAGIDLAISAHPDLILCDIEMPGIDGYETATRLRSYRGLDGCPIVVLTSHGDRGLSLSIGCDGYIEKPIDVEKFPGQLREFLKGKREKVKTAEERRYLREYSQSLVERLEATVRELTAANSRLRAAARSKTEFMQNLSHELATPLTPITGYLKILKSEKTGALTEPQRKILDSMQTASERLSRTIDNLVDFATLESGGYAIHRDTFDPRAAAKSVLDEEKPKAKARRITLELSVDSLPETGWGDERKLKQALGNVIDNAIKFSPHGSHVLVRVASDSQQLSFEVYDQGEGMLADEAEKVFDPFFHADRVGEERAPGAGLGLPVAKQIIEAHGGRISAESPPKNQPDSKAHFSGTKLSFWIPLRAFAPKEPHPTPFHESAPEGGTS